The Helicobacter anatolicus genomic interval AAAGGTTGCGTTAGGAAAAAGTGCTGTAGTAAATACTTTGAGTGCAAATGAGATTGAAGAATCATTAAAAGGTTATAAAGCAAAAACATTAAATAAACATGGTCTTGGTGGAACAATGTGGGGTCAAGCAGGTGCATTATCAGATGGAGATATTGCTGAGCTTGCTAAATATATTTCAACAGATCTTAAGGGTAAAAAATAATTTTTTCTTGCTGGCATTTGCCAGCCTTCATGCTTCTTAACATTTTAAAATAAATTTTATATTAAACTTATTTTTATTATAATGACCACAAAAAATAGGTGGAAAATATTGCAAAAAAAATATCGTCCTAATGTGGCTGCTATTATTGTATCATCGCGTTATCCAAATGCATGTGAGTTTTTTGTTGCACAGCGCGCTGATATCAAGGGAGTTTGGCAGTTTCCTCAAGGTGGTATTGATGCAAATGAAACTCCCAAAGAAGCATTGCTTAGGGAATTAAAAGAAGAGATTGGCACGGATTTTGTAGAGATTATTGCAGAATGTCCAAAATGGATTTCTTATGATTTTCCTAATATTGCAACAAAAAAAATGTATCAATATGATGGGCAGATTCAAAAATATTTTTTAGTGCGTATTAAAAAAGAATCAGATATTAATTTAGATACTGCACATCCGGAATTTATTTCGTATCAATTTGTGAAATATGATGCATTATTAGAATTAGTAAATCATTTTAAAAAAAATGTCTATAAAGAAGTGTTAGATTATTTTAAGAAAGAAGGTTATTTGTAATGCTGGTGGTTCAAAAATATGGTGGGACAAGTATGGGGGATTGTGAGAGAATCCAAAATGTAGCAAATCGTATTGCAATGAGAAAAAAAGAAAATCATAATCTCGTAGTTGTGGTTTCTGCAATGAGTGGGGTTACAGATGTTTTGGTGGGATATACTAAATATTTTACACAACTGCCAAATCCACGAGAAGTAGATATGGTGCTTTCATCTGGAGAGAGAATTACGAGTGCATTACTTGCTATTGCGTTGGAAAATATGGGATTTAAGGCAATTTCTCTAAGTGGAAGAAAAGCAGGGATTTTGACAGATTCTATCCATACAAAAGCAAGGATTGAGGATATTGATACAACTTATCTTAAATCTTTGTTAGAACAGGACTATATTGTAGTGGTAGCAGGTTTTCAGGGAGTGGATAAAAATGGCGAAGTTACAACTTTGGGAAGAGGGGGGAGCGATCTTTCTGCAGTAGCAATTGCAGGAGCATTGCAAGCGGATTTGTGCGAGATTTATACAGATGTAGATGGGGTTTATACCACTGATCCTAGAATCGAAAAAAATGCAAAAAAGATTCATAAAATTAGTTATGATGAGATGTTGGAGCTTGCGTCTATGGGGGCAAAAGTTTTGTTAAATCGATCTGTAGAATTAGCAAAAAAATGGAATATTCCTTTAGTAACAAGAAGCTCTTTTACTTATGATGAGGGGACAATGATTACACACGAGGAGAATATAATGGAACAAGCAGTAGTAAGTGGTGTGGCGCTAGATAAAAATCAAGTGCGTGTAAGTATGGTAGGGGTGAGTGATCGCCCAGGAATTGCAGCAGAGATTTTTACAGCATTGGCAAATGCAAATATTAATATCGATATGATTGTGCAAACTATTGGCAGAGATGGAAAAACAGATTTAGATTTTACACTACCACAAAGTGAAATTGAAGAAGCAAAAATTACTTTGAAAGATTTTGAAAAAGATGTAGAGAATATCGAGGTAGATTGTAATATTGCAAAAGTTTCCATTGTGGGTGTGGGGATGAAGTCACACTCTGGCGTGGCAAGTCGTGCATTTAGTGCTCTCGCAAAAGAAAATATTAATATTATGATGATTGGTACGAGTGAGATTAAGGTTTCTATGGTGATTGATAATAAATATGCAGAATTAGCTGTACGCTCTTTACATAGTGCTTATAATTTGGATAAATAATGGAACTATCAGATTGGGTTTTAAAGACAATTCGTGAGGAAAATAACAAAATTGCACTCAATAGTGATTGGCTAGAGATTGATCGCTTTGTCTTTACGACTTTATTATCACATACAATTACTTATGTAATTAATGGCGGGACTTTGCTTTTTTGTTCTGATGAGCATTTTGAGTGGTTTGGAAGATATGTAACACAATCTATTAATCGTTTTGGTGCTTCTCGACCTCTTGTTCCAATTTATTTACTGGAGGATTTTTTACCAAAAATAAAAAATCGTGATAATGATTTAGTGCATAATGTTTTGTCTTTAAGTTTTAATGATTATGCATTTTGGTATGTTGGTAAAATGCAATCTGATTTAAGTAAACTTGCGTTTAGTAGAGATAATGGATTTTTGTGGGTGCTTGATGATTCTATGCAAAAGGCATTAAATTTAGATTCTAAAGACAGGATGATTGAATACAAACTTATTCAGCTTTATAAGATTTTTGAACAAGCATTGTTTGGTGCAATGTTTGGAGATATTACTATTACATGAATAAAATTATTTTAACGCATGATATTTTTGAAGAAGCTCAAGGACTAAAAGAAGAACTTGATTCTGAATTTAGTAGGTTTTATATCAAAGAAGAATTTAAAATTGATGATGCAAATGAGGTGATTGCCGAGGCTTATTTGAGTTCTTATAGAGAAAAAACGCTAGTTTTAGCGGCAAATTTATATAATCTTTTTGCGCAAAATGCTTTATTAAAAATTCTTGAAGAATCACCAAAAAACATTACTTTTATTTTAATTGGAAAAAATAAAAATAGTTTTTTACCCACTGTGCGTTCACGCTTAATTTTAGAAGATAAGAGAGAAAAAGAGGAAAAAATACCTTTTTCAATTAATCTTTTAGAATTGGATTTACAAAAAATTTATACATTTTTAAATCAAGATCATGAAAGTGGTTTTGAGTATGCTAAACAACAAATCCAGGCTTTGCTTGATGGTGTTTTTGCAAGTGGGATTAAGCTTACACAAGAAGATTTAAAAAGTTTTGATGAGGCGATTTTAGCAAGTTTAAACTATCAAAGATTTCAATATGTGATACTCCCATTATTATTGATGATTTTGGAGAGAAAAAATAAAAAATGATGGAAGTAAAATTTTTAAATCAAGATTTTATTGTCAAAGAAATAATACAAATTGGTAGCGATATAGCAGGAACAAAAATTATGGAGAAAAAAGCAAAGATTATTGCTTTTAAAATTACAAATCTTCCTACTCCTGCGGTGATGGTTTTAAAGCAAGAGGCATTGAGTGTTGGGGGGGATTTTGCTACACCAAAAGAATGTATACTTGTAGAAAAATCCCATTATGATGGAATTTTATTTGGTACGATCGGACAATTGCAACGTGTGATTGCTAAGCTTTCTGTTCAACCTTTTGGGCTTAAAGAACTTGGAGGTATTTTAAAAAAACATATCAATTGCAGGGAATTTTCACAAAAAATTATGGCGGTTGTTAATGTTACGCCAGATAGTTTTTTTAAATCTTCAAGAAATAGTGTGCAGAGTGCGATTGCACAAATTGAAACATTGATTGCCCAAAAACAAGCAGAGATTATTGATATTGGGGGGGCGAGTTCAAGACCGGGAAGTGCACTTATAGATCCACAAGAAGAGTTGGAGCGATTGCAAGAAATTTTCAAGCATGTTGCAAAGAATCAACTTTTTAAACATGCACAATTTTCTATTGATTCTTACAATACTTTGGTAGCACAAAATGCTTTAGATAGTGGATTTTCCATCTTAAATGATGTGAGTGGATTGAGAGATATAAAAATGATTCAGCTTGCAGCAGAATATCAGGCACAGGTGGTTTTGATGCATACTCAAGGTACTCCACAAGAAATGCAAAAACTCACAAATTATAAAAATTTATTTTTAGAAATAGATGAATTTTTTGTCCAAAAAATTGCAACATTACAAGCATATGGGGTTTGCGATATAATTTTAGATATTGGTTTTGGTTTTGCAAAAAATATGGAGCAAAATATGGAGCTTATTAAAAATCTTGCACATTTTCAAAAGTTTGGTTACCCACTTTTAGTGGGAGCTAGTCGTAAAACTACTATTCAAAAAATTTTAAATAAAGAAGCAGAAGACACCCTTAGTGGAACTTTGGCATTACATTTTTTGGCATTGCAAAATGGTGCAAATATTTTGCGTGTACATGATGTGGTTGAGCATAGAGATATTATTAAAATTTTTAAGGCATATTATGCATAAACCTTCTGTAAGTTCAATGCAGACTTTTTTGATTGCAAATGGTTATAATGCTAGCGAAGTAGAAAAAATGTCAGATGAGGAATTGCTAAATAATTATAGCAAGCAGGTAATGCAAGAAATTCAAGATTTTCAAAAAGGTGCATTAGAGGATTCTAATATTGGTATTTTTGTGCAAATACAACACAATAAAGAAATACAGCAAAAATTGCAAGAAATCAAAGAAAGAATTAAAAAAGTCCACCAAGATCTCAGAAAAATTTATCAAATTGTTGATGATTTTATTGAAGATTTTAGTATTGATGAATTGCGATATTTTCTTTTTAATGGTGTGCAAAAAATTCCTTCAAATCTCATTGAAAAGGCTTTACAAGTTAAGTTTTTTCAATACAAAATTGTATGGCTTGATCAGATTGAAAAAAACTTTAGTCAACTGCCAGAAGAGGAGCGGAGGACGCTTATGGAGCAATATTATTCTATCCATGATAGTAAAAAACTCTATAAAATTTATCAAAATAGCTATGATCAAAAAGAAGTAACAAAAATGGCAGAGGTGGCAAAAAACAAATTGTTATTGCTAAAAAATTTTGCTCCTGAGGATTTGGAAAAAAATTATGAGCGTTTTTATAATGAAAGTGAAGAAAAAATAGAAATGATCAAAGAAATTATGAGACTTACAGGTTCTTATTCTCGTAATGTTTTGCGTAGTATGAATATGGAGCAACTAAGCAATCTTATTGCATCAATACGTCAACAAATCCAAAAAACCAATGAAGAAAAACAAATTGTGATGAAGTATGTAAGAATACTTGAAAATAGTATGCGTTCTGTAGATGATTATGATTTTCAAGAGGTATGTATTGATGCGATCAATCATCTTAGTAATGAGCAATTGCAAAAAGTTATTAGTACACTAAGTTCACAAAATAAATTTTTTGCTGGTAAATTTGAAAGTGTCGCAAGACAATTGCGAAGCAAGGTTAAGGCTAAAATTTTTTAATTGACTACAAAGCTGGGAAAGAAAAAATCGATTTTTTACCTATTGGAATATGCAAAACAATAAAATTAAAGTTTTTTATTCCTAAGAATCCATAGAACTTACTTTTATTTAAAATAAAAATAAATATTTATAAGAATAAATTTATTCTTATCTAAGGAATCTTTTTTCACCATTAAATATAGATTCTAATAAATCCTAAAACTTAAAAATAAAATAG includes:
- a CDS encoding aspartate kinase, giving the protein MLVVQKYGGTSMGDCERIQNVANRIAMRKKENHNLVVVVSAMSGVTDVLVGYTKYFTQLPNPREVDMVLSSGERITSALLAIALENMGFKAISLSGRKAGILTDSIHTKARIEDIDTTYLKSLLEQDYIVVVAGFQGVDKNGEVTTLGRGGSDLSAVAIAGALQADLCEIYTDVDGVYTTDPRIEKNAKKIHKISYDEMLELASMGAKVLLNRSVELAKKWNIPLVTRSSFTYDEGTMITHEENIMEQAVVSGVALDKNQVRVSMVGVSDRPGIAAEIFTALANANINIDMIVQTIGRDGKTDLDFTLPQSEIEEAKITLKDFEKDVENIEVDCNIAKVSIVGVGMKSHSGVASRAFSALAKENINIMMIGTSEIKVSMVIDNKYAELAVRSLHSAYNLDK
- a CDS encoding HobA family DNA replication regulator, giving the protein MELSDWVLKTIREENNKIALNSDWLEIDRFVFTTLLSHTITYVINGGTLLFCSDEHFEWFGRYVTQSINRFGASRPLVPIYLLEDFLPKIKNRDNDLVHNVLSLSFNDYAFWYVGKMQSDLSKLAFSRDNGFLWVLDDSMQKALNLDSKDRMIEYKLIQLYKIFEQALFGAMFGDITIT
- a CDS encoding RNA pyrophosphohydrolase; protein product: MTTKNRWKILQKKYRPNVAAIIVSSRYPNACEFFVAQRADIKGVWQFPQGGIDANETPKEALLRELKEEIGTDFVEIIAECPKWISYDFPNIATKKMYQYDGQIQKYFLVRIKKESDINLDTAHPEFISYQFVKYDALLELVNHFKKNVYKEVLDYFKKEGYL
- a CDS encoding c-type cytochrome, which produces MKKILGIFAFGLVALYANPATIIKTKCASCHGQSMEKVALGKSAVVNTLSANEIEESLKGYKAKTLNKHGLGGTMWGQAGALSDGDIAELAKYISTDLKGKK
- a CDS encoding DNA polymerase III subunit delta', whose translation is MNKIILTHDIFEEAQGLKEELDSEFSRFYIKEEFKIDDANEVIAEAYLSSYREKTLVLAANLYNLFAQNALLKILEESPKNITFILIGKNKNSFLPTVRSRLILEDKREKEEKIPFSINLLELDLQKIYTFLNQDHESGFEYAKQQIQALLDGVFASGIKLTQEDLKSFDEAILASLNYQRFQYVILPLLLMILERKNKK
- the folP gene encoding dihydropteroate synthase, with translation MEVKFLNQDFIVKEIIQIGSDIAGTKIMEKKAKIIAFKITNLPTPAVMVLKQEALSVGGDFATPKECILVEKSHYDGILFGTIGQLQRVIAKLSVQPFGLKELGGILKKHINCREFSQKIMAVVNVTPDSFFKSSRNSVQSAIAQIETLIAQKQAEIIDIGGASSRPGSALIDPQEELERLQEIFKHVAKNQLFKHAQFSIDSYNTLVAQNALDSGFSILNDVSGLRDIKMIQLAAEYQAQVVLMHTQGTPQEMQKLTNYKNLFLEIDEFFVQKIATLQAYGVCDIILDIGFGFAKNMEQNMELIKNLAHFQKFGYPLLVGASRKTTIQKILNKEAEDTLSGTLALHFLALQNGANILRVHDVVEHRDIIKIFKAYYA